One genomic region from Candidatus Nomurabacteria bacterium encodes:
- a CDS encoding YdeI/OmpD-associated family protein yields the protein MPKIQLSPGTAHQIPPDLTKALKANIEVSKIWNNLTPIQRNEWICWVISVKKESTRKEHITRVIKQLQEGKRRPCCWIGCVHRTDKAISPSVKSILEKRSKPQQI from the coding sequence ATGCCAAAAATACAATTGTCACCAGGTACGGCTCATCAAATACCTCCGGATTTAACCAAAGCTCTAAAGGCAAACATAGAAGTGTCAAAGATTTGGAACAATCTAACACCAATCCAAAGAAATGAATGGATTTGTTGGGTTATTTCAGTTAAAAAAGAGTCAACCAGAAAAGAACATATAACTCGAGTAATTAAGCAACTACAGGAAGGTAAACGACGCCCTTGTTGTTGGATTGGCTGTGTTCATCGTACCGATAAAGCTATTAGCCCTTCTGTTAAAAGCATCTTGGAGAAACGCAGTAAACCTCAACAAATTTAG
- the xth gene encoding exodeoxyribonuclease III, with amino-acid sequence MKLFSWNVNGIRAVIRKGEFEKFINTFDPDILCLQETKAEQGQAEIDLPQYKEYWNSSRTKKGYSGTAIFTKLEPLSVVNDIPEQFVQAGGLNEDDYGHSNDEGRVITAEFADYYVVTAYTPNAKDNLSRIPLREQWDKALTLYCADLQKNKPVIYCGDMNVAHTEEDLANPKPNVGKKGFTAEERTGFDNWLSAGFVDTFRIFTQGNGHYTWWSHFAKSRERNVGWRIDYFLVSEALKQKVKSAEIHANQLGSDHCPISIEIVD; translated from the coding sequence ATGAAGTTATTCAGCTGGAACGTTAATGGCATCCGCGCAGTTATTCGCAAAGGGGAATTCGAAAAATTTATCAACACTTTTGATCCGGATATCCTCTGTTTGCAAGAAACCAAGGCGGAACAGGGACAAGCCGAGATTGATCTTCCTCAATACAAAGAATATTGGAATTCATCTCGCACCAAAAAGGGCTATAGTGGAACTGCTATTTTTACTAAACTAGAACCACTTTCGGTAGTTAATGACATACCCGAGCAGTTTGTTCAAGCCGGGGGGTTAAATGAAGATGACTATGGCCACAGCAACGATGAGGGCAGAGTGATAACAGCAGAATTTGCAGATTATTACGTGGTTACCGCTTACACACCAAATGCCAAAGATAACCTATCACGCATTCCACTGCGTGAACAATGGGACAAAGCACTAACCCTATACTGTGCTGATTTGCAAAAAAACAAGCCCGTTATCTACTGCGGAGATATGAATGTTGCCCACACCGAAGAGGACCTTGCCAACCCCAAGCCAAATGTTGGCAAAAAAGGCTTTACCGCCGAAGAGCGCACAGGCTTTGACAACTGGCTGTCCGCGGGCTTCGTCGATACTTTTCGTATCTTCACACAAGGCAACGGACATTACACCTGGTGGAGCCATTTTGCCAAAAGCCGTGAGCGCAACGTTGGCTGGCGCATCGATTACTTCCTGGTGTCTGAAGCCCTGAAACAAAAGGTTAAATCTGCAGAAATTCATGCTAATCAACTGGGTTCTGACCACTGCCCAATCAGTATAGAAATTGTTGACTAG
- a CDS encoding 1-acyl-sn-glycerol-3-phosphate acyltransferase, translating to MKKPEVTLRNHEAVYEYYAQYEQPKVGAYIGHKAMSLMFRPNVEYAEGAQQTARDILNNDGRLVVALNHLSDNDQYVVSSMALREETFRPMVGNTFIQSKEILFHHPSKLLRPVLRRGVDVMGAIPAFRKKDVSEEDADLRRQATDRMLQTSIQKLNNGQHMAIFPEGTRNKEQPDVVQELKPGLCAVLGGVASNLLVGVVPIGFTYDGDKRHPQMWVDNPIIYTGQDSDVLLADLHESLQYSVDRAIKNANTT from the coding sequence ATGAAAAAGCCAGAAGTAACTTTACGCAATCACGAAGCAGTCTATGAATATTACGCTCAATACGAGCAACCTAAAGTCGGGGCTTATATCGGTCACAAAGCCATGTCTTTGATGTTTCGCCCAAATGTTGAATACGCTGAAGGTGCTCAACAGACCGCCAGAGATATTTTGAATAATGATGGTCGACTAGTGGTGGCATTAAATCATTTATCGGATAATGACCAGTATGTTGTGAGTTCTATGGCGCTACGGGAAGAAACTTTTCGACCTATGGTTGGCAACACGTTTATTCAATCCAAAGAAATACTATTTCACCATCCAAGCAAGTTATTGCGCCCCGTCTTGCGACGAGGAGTAGACGTCATGGGCGCTATTCCGGCATTTCGTAAAAAGGATGTCAGCGAAGAAGATGCTGATTTGCGTAGGCAAGCTACCGATAGAATGCTACAGACTTCTATTCAAAAATTAAATAATGGTCAACACATGGCAATATTCCCAGAAGGAACCCGTAATAAAGAACAGCCAGATGTTGTCCAGGAATTGAAGCCAGGATTATGCGCGGTACTTGGAGGTGTGGCGTCAAACTTGTTGGTGGGGGTAGTGCCAATTGGGTTTACTTATGATGGGGACAAGCGCCATCCGCAGATGTGGGTGGACAACCCAATTATCTACACCGGACAGGACAGTGATGTGTTGCTTGCAGATTTGCACGAAAGCTTACAGTACTCTGTCGATCGCGCAATTAAGAATGCTAATACAACTTGA
- a CDS encoding PEGA domain-containing protein, with product MDFLDPNKKRSNKIKLYVGYILVAIAISMSALVLLFANSGYRLDTEGNVTQNGLLFVNSHPDGATAYIEGIYNKYKTQGKTDTKFDLREGRYRVTINMDRYRSWQKELSVDGGSVERLAYPFLFPEKLETKKLKEYPAETHIVSSSPDRKWIIVQYPNDISKFDVFDTSNLEKPNSGFVIPKNILTTGESQNLEMIEWSTDNSNVLMKHTYDNQVEFIIVNKDNPESSINVNTLTGQKPYAVTLKDRKIDQLLLHMSPDGLLQQFDIKTKIFVPLVSKALAFKSHGDDMLVYVAPIENNQKQVEAHMKTKDKDYVLRKLSADSNYLVDVAKFSDAWYVAVGASKDNSVYVYKDPLVILSSDKPKAIIFGRTLRINNPQHVSFSANTRIIAVQSGQNFAVYDAETDRQTKYEVHDKFDTDRPAEWMDGHRLISSTNKTALVFDFDGLNQQKLMSVDSNTDLMFDRDYKTAFSFASADNNGKFNLNQTSLQVKN from the coding sequence ATGGATTTTCTTGACCCAAACAAAAAACGCTCCAATAAAATAAAACTGTATGTAGGCTATATCTTGGTCGCAATAGCTATTAGTATGTCTGCGCTTGTGTTGTTGTTTGCAAACTCTGGATATCGACTTGATACCGAAGGTAATGTTACGCAAAACGGACTATTATTTGTTAATTCCCACCCAGATGGGGCAACAGCATATATCGAGGGCATTTATAATAAGTACAAAACACAGGGCAAAACCGATACTAAGTTTGATTTACGAGAAGGACGTTACCGGGTAACTATAAATATGGATAGGTATCGCAGTTGGCAAAAAGAACTTAGTGTGGATGGTGGTTCAGTTGAGAGACTTGCTTATCCTTTTCTGTTTCCAGAAAAGCTAGAAACAAAAAAACTCAAGGAGTATCCTGCCGAGACGCATATTGTTTCTTCTAGTCCTGACAGAAAATGGATTATCGTTCAGTATCCAAACGATATATCTAAATTTGATGTCTTTGATACTAGCAATTTAGAAAAACCAAATAGTGGTTTTGTCATACCAAAAAACATATTAACAACCGGTGAGAGTCAGAACCTAGAAATGATTGAATGGTCAACGGATAATTCAAACGTATTAATGAAGCATACTTATGATAATCAAGTAGAATTTATTATCGTCAATAAAGACAATCCCGAGTCATCAATTAATGTAAATACCTTAACAGGCCAAAAACCCTACGCTGTAACTTTAAAAGATCGCAAGATCGATCAGTTGTTATTGCATATGTCTCCAGACGGGCTCCTTCAGCAATTTGATATAAAAACAAAAATATTTGTGCCATTAGTTTCAAAAGCCCTAGCTTTTAAATCGCATGGGGATGATATGTTAGTCTATGTTGCTCCGATAGAGAATAACCAAAAACAGGTGGAGGCTCATATGAAGACTAAAGATAAAGATTACGTATTAAGAAAATTATCTGCTGATTCAAACTATCTTGTAGACGTGGCTAAGTTTAGTGATGCATGGTATGTGGCGGTAGGTGCATCAAAAGATAATAGCGTCTATGTATACAAGGATCCATTAGTGATTCTTTCTTCTGACAAGCCAAAAGCAATAATTTTTGGTCGTACTCTCCGAATCAATAATCCACAGCATGTTTCATTTTCGGCCAATACTAGAATTATCGCTGTTCAATCAGGACAAAATTTTGCGGTTTATGATGCCGAAACTGACCGTCAGACTAAATATGAGGTTCATGATAAGTTCGATACTGATCGACCTGCAGAGTGGATGGATGGTCACCGGCTAATCTCCTCAACCAACAAAACAGCTTTGGTCTTTGATTTTGATGGCTTAAATCAACAAAAGTTGATGTCAGTTGACTCAAATACCGATCTGATGTTTGATAGAGATTATAAAACTGCTTTTTCTTTTGCGAGTGCTGACAATAATGGAAAATTTAACTTAAACCAAACAAGTCTACAAGTTAAGAATTAG
- a CDS encoding GNAT family N-acetyltransferase, translated as MLSRIGNPDEFESIGAIRTRNDHSEDAEDNVGIGGKLYYLTKEQKKKLDEWELTSEGWFERTVVDIEHADGTIQQAETHTLPSNAKFTEKVSDDSQRPLTDTERVKIKKRIYAYQNQGSQSTTPEHPTNSTTVNKTESYAHQPTITQRGVEQEDIPQIRKILSEWIKDPLTGEILIGEIDEVLLKISDSVSAPGDREYIVAEDESGNILGLMGLREPEDALLKLATTANPIELVNAYVSSDKKGQGIGKLLLEKIQEIAKNNGHTEIILNSGPRYRESAWSFYDKQLGNRIGELKDYYGPGLSAPVWHKVLAM; from the coding sequence ATGCTTTCTAGAATAGGAAACCCTGACGAGTTTGAAAGTATTGGCGCTATTAGAACGAGAAATGATCATTCTGAAGATGCTGAGGATAATGTCGGTATTGGTGGCAAGTTATACTACTTAACGAAAGAGCAAAAAAAGAAATTAGACGAATGGGAATTAACCTCAGAGGGCTGGTTTGAGCGTACTGTTGTAGACATCGAACATGCAGATGGTACTATTCAACAAGCAGAAACCCATACATTACCCAGTAACGCTAAATTCACAGAAAAAGTGTCTGACGATTCACAAAGACCACTAACAGATACCGAGCGTGTAAAAATCAAAAAAAGAATCTATGCATATCAAAATCAAGGCAGTCAATCAACTACTCCTGAACATCCTACCAACAGTACAACAGTTAACAAAACAGAATCATACGCACATCAACCAACAATCACACAAAGGGGCGTAGAACAAGAAGATATTCCCCAAATAAGGAAAATATTGTCAGAATGGATTAAAGACCCCCTAACAGGAGAGATACTTATTGGAGAAATTGACGAGGTTTTGTTAAAAATATCCGATAGCGTATCTGCTCCAGGCGATAGAGAATATATAGTTGCAGAAGATGAATCTGGGAATATATTAGGCTTGATGGGCTTAAGAGAGCCTGAAGATGCATTACTCAAACTCGCAACTACGGCCAACCCCATTGAACTAGTTAACGCATATGTATCTAGTGACAAAAAGGGGCAGGGAATAGGTAAGTTGCTCCTTGAGAAAATTCAAGAGATTGCAAAAAATAATGGCCATACTGAAATAATACTAAACAGTGGGCCCCGATACAGAGAATCTGCATGGTCATTTTATGATAAGCAATTAGGGAATAGGATAGGTGAACTCAAAGATTATTATGGCCCAGGTTTGTCTGCACCCGTCTGGCATAAAGTCCTTGCAATGTAA
- a CDS encoding MBL fold metallo-hydrolase, which produces MRITKYEHACLDIQQDNTRIVIDPGEFTKSLIDLDNIDAVVITHIHGDHFNQSLINQIITKNPNLKIWTTSEVTKSLEDKAMVANLQNIEKIGQVSLEFFGEEHAEIDPETPVVQNIGVLIDNKLYYPGDSFTECPKSFEVLAVPASAPWLRVGQTIPLIKNSQCKQVFPTHNALLSDAGHSVTNVWLEKFAERYNKVFNNLQPGDTLEI; this is translated from the coding sequence ATGCGTATCACCAAATATGAACATGCTTGCCTCGACATTCAACAAGATAATACCCGAATCGTTATTGACCCAGGAGAGTTCACAAAATCTTTGATTGACCTGGATAATATAGACGCGGTAGTCATTACTCATATTCATGGTGATCATTTTAATCAATCACTAATTAACCAGATAATCACCAAAAATCCCAACCTAAAAATATGGACAACCAGTGAAGTTACTAAATCATTGGAGGATAAGGCTATGGTGGCGAACTTGCAAAATATTGAAAAAATTGGGCAAGTATCTTTAGAGTTTTTTGGGGAGGAACATGCCGAAATCGACCCAGAAACTCCTGTTGTACAAAATATTGGAGTCTTAATAGATAATAAGCTGTACTATCCTGGTGATTCATTTACTGAATGCCCAAAGTCTTTTGAGGTCTTGGCAGTACCCGCATCTGCCCCGTGGCTACGAGTAGGCCAAACTATACCACTTATTAAGAATAGTCAATGTAAGCAAGTGTTCCCAACACATAACGCTCTTTTGTCTGATGCAGGACACTCAGTAACCAATGTATGGCTAGAAAAGTTTGCCGAACGCTACAATAAAGTCTTTAACAATCTACAACCAGGCGATACTCTAGAGATATAA
- a CDS encoding glutamate--tRNA ligase, with the protein MPKVRTRFAPSPTGFLHVGGIRTALFAWLVARQAKGQFILRLEDTDQKREVQGSAEHLMQSLIALGLNYDEGPDKPGDFGPYRQSERLSIYKKWANKLIDQGRAYADPYSPEEVQAFREEAQKNKVPFLYRNHRPDNPPEWDGSQPLRFKSDPQNYKWHDEVMGDLSAGAETIDDFILIKSDGFPTYNFAHIVDDAEMKITHIIRGQEFIASMPNYLNLYEALSIDKPIFATMPHILNEQGNKKLSKRDGAKDILDYTKEGYLPEALRSFIATLGWNDGTEQEVFATDELIKKFSLQRVGKSGAHFDERRLNWVNGYFIRQKSIDELYEQVANFWPNSGASHDDSYKKQVLNLVQERLKYFSELPELTNFFFEDLPINPKLISEHKQLKKLSKDDIITLLNATNSSLTESDFSIDDLTNRLNSLLTITHTKPAVLFSLIRIATTQAPASPALAETMHVLGKDLCLKRISEQLDFLK; encoded by the coding sequence ATGCCTAAAGTTCGTACGCGTTTTGCGCCAAGCCCAACAGGTTTTTTACACGTTGGAGGAATTCGAACGGCACTCTTTGCCTGGTTAGTCGCTCGTCAGGCTAAAGGCCAGTTCATTCTACGCCTTGAAGACACTGACCAAAAAAGAGAAGTCCAAGGATCTGCCGAACATTTAATGCAGAGTCTGATAGCCCTTGGACTTAATTACGATGAAGGCCCAGATAAACCAGGTGATTTCGGTCCATACCGCCAATCCGAACGACTAAGCATCTACAAAAAGTGGGCCAACAAACTAATAGACCAAGGCAGGGCGTACGCAGATCCATATTCCCCAGAGGAAGTACAAGCATTTCGAGAAGAGGCTCAAAAAAACAAAGTTCCATTTTTATATAGAAATCACCGACCAGACAACCCTCCAGAATGGGATGGCAGTCAACCGCTAAGATTCAAGTCTGATCCACAAAATTATAAATGGCATGATGAAGTTATGGGCGATCTTTCAGCCGGGGCAGAAACCATAGATGATTTTATCCTCATAAAGTCCGACGGCTTCCCAACATACAACTTTGCGCATATTGTTGATGATGCAGAAATGAAAATTACCCACATTATCCGTGGGCAAGAGTTTATTGCAAGTATGCCCAATTATCTAAACTTATACGAAGCTTTGAGTATTGATAAGCCTATATTTGCCACTATGCCCCATATTTTAAACGAACAAGGCAACAAAAAACTCAGTAAACGTGACGGAGCTAAAGATATACTGGACTACACTAAGGAGGGCTACTTGCCTGAAGCTTTGCGTAGTTTTATTGCAACTCTGGGCTGGAATGACGGAACCGAACAAGAAGTATTTGCTACAGACGAACTAATTAAAAAGTTTAGCCTACAAAGAGTAGGTAAGAGCGGTGCACATTTTGACGAACGTCGACTCAATTGGGTGAATGGTTACTTTATCCGTCAAAAATCTATCGATGAGCTGTATGAACAAGTTGCAAACTTCTGGCCAAATTCAGGCGCTAGCCACGACGATTCATATAAGAAACAAGTCCTTAATCTTGTCCAAGAAAGGCTAAAGTACTTCTCTGAACTGCCTGAACTAACTAACTTCTTCTTCGAAGATCTACCAATCAACCCTAAGCTTATCAGTGAACATAAACAACTTAAGAAGCTTTCCAAAGACGATATTATAACACTATTAAATGCCACAAATTCATCTTTGACTGAAAGCGATTTCAGTATTGATGATCTGACCAACAGACTAAACTCTTTACTAACCATAACCCACACTAAACCTGCTGTGTTGTTTAGCTTAATACGAATAGCCACCACCCAAGCTCCTGCTAGCCCAGCTTTAGCAGAGACAATGCATGTATTAGGAAAAGACCTTTGCCTTAAAAGGATTAGTGAGCAATTGGACTTCTTGAAATAA
- a CDS encoding HAD family phosphatase yields the protein MEKFAVFDIDGTLIRWQLYHAVVNRLAKAKALSDNAQHELKQAMMSWKRRENEDAFKNYQSKLVKLYEQSLPNISTSVFDKLITEVINEYKDQTYIFTRNLIHQLKSKGYKLFIISGSHQELVEQIGKYYNFDDYIGAKYTRDSNGFTGESSIPALNKAKSLEQLITKHKVITRDSIGIGDTKSDISMLEMVDQPIAFNPDKLLFNVAKERGWQIVIERKNVIYKLDKKDGVYVLD from the coding sequence ATGGAGAAGTTTGCAGTGTTCGATATTGATGGAACCCTAATACGTTGGCAACTTTATCATGCTGTTGTTAATAGACTGGCCAAAGCTAAAGCACTAAGCGATAATGCTCAACACGAACTAAAACAGGCAATGATGAGCTGGAAACGCAGAGAAAATGAAGATGCATTTAAAAACTATCAAAGTAAATTAGTAAAACTTTACGAACAGTCTCTACCTAACATAAGCACATCGGTTTTTGACAAACTTATTACTGAAGTAATTAACGAATACAAAGATCAAACGTATATATTTACTAGAAACTTAATTCACCAATTGAAGTCCAAAGGCTATAAACTGTTCATTATCTCAGGATCCCACCAAGAACTTGTGGAACAAATAGGCAAATATTACAATTTTGATGACTATATTGGAGCAAAATATACCAGAGATAGCAATGGCTTTACTGGAGAGTCTTCGATACCAGCACTTAACAAAGCAAAGTCACTAGAACAACTGATCACCAAACACAAAGTAATCACCAGAGATAGTATCGGAATCGGGGACACAAAAAGTGACATCTCAATGCTTGAGATGGTAGACCAACCAATTGCCTTTAATCCTGACAAACTACTCTTTAATGTCGCCAAAGAAAGAGGGTGGCAAATTGTTATCGAAAGAAAAAATGTAATTTATAAACTGGATAAGAAAGATGGCGTCTATGTATTGGATTAA
- the pyrH gene encoding UMP kinase — protein sequence MSSQYQRILLKLSGEQLAGKHGFGIDPDVARFLAKELRTAKDTGVEIVIIVGGGNMVRGATLAGKSDIKRVTADQMGMLSGLMNAMALTDIFEAEGLPTRCLSNVYVEQLAESFSFRLAEKHLQAGRILLVAGGTGRPYSTHDTAAVLTGLELGCDIVAKASKVDGVYDKDPSNNNDAKKFNNLSFQQAVEDINIKVMDKAAMGLALEHKMPIIVFDAMKPNNILAVVSGKDVGTKIC from the coding sequence ATGAGTAGTCAATATCAACGGATTTTGTTAAAACTTTCGGGTGAGCAATTGGCTGGCAAGCATGGTTTTGGTATTGATCCAGATGTAGCTCGTTTTTTAGCTAAAGAGTTACGCACCGCTAAGGATACTGGTGTTGAAATAGTTATTATTGTTGGTGGCGGAAATATGGTTCGTGGCGCAACCCTTGCGGGAAAGAGCGATATAAAAAGAGTAACAGCAGACCAAATGGGCATGCTATCTGGCTTGATGAATGCCATGGCTCTAACTGATATTTTTGAAGCAGAAGGACTGCCAACTCGGTGTTTAAGTAATGTTTATGTTGAGCAACTTGCTGAGAGTTTTTCATTTAGGTTGGCAGAAAAGCATTTGCAGGCTGGTCGAATATTGTTGGTGGCCGGTGGAACTGGTCGTCCATATTCTACTCACGATACAGCAGCGGTACTGACTGGGCTTGAGCTTGGTTGCGATATTGTAGCTAAGGCCAGCAAGGTCGATGGCGTTTATGATAAAGACCCTTCAAATAATAATGATGCAAAAAAGTTTAATAACCTATCCTTTCAACAAGCCGTTGAAGATATAAACATTAAGGTGATGGATAAAGCCGCCATGGGTCTGGCGCTTGAACATAAAATGCCAATAATAGTTTTTGATGCAATGAAGCCCAATAATATTCTAGCCGTAGTCAGTGGTAAGGACGTTGGCACGAAAATCTGCTGA
- a CDS encoding sortase: protein MSKQDNTRPSHRNEPAVNLIRSKIDKLYDDEPSAKEEIAEVETVHHKLSKHQEYMKSLSESGRSLAEIQTKWHEYYLQLSDNEKHQVWQEFYANHQRKEQKSQKITQDTADKSEIKVVEADHTETIADTKKKIIHKVKKKNTTKLSAIGHFKSLLFGLGMGSVVVIVLLFSFFNERFIAPFITPSKNVSSTSIIIDPNSTEAGPESEIIIPKINVEVPVVYNVASNQEKDVQKGLEGGVVHYITTPNPGENGNSVIVGHSSNNILNKGKYKFAFVLLNKLEKGDTFSLTKNGKRYTYKVYEKKIVKPTDISVLANQDKPATVTLITCDPPGTSINRLIIVGEQISPEITTNVASTAKPESTQPAIIPGNSPSLWSRITSIFSS from the coding sequence ATGAGTAAGCAAGATAATACCAGGCCAAGCCACCGAAACGAACCGGCAGTGAATTTAATACGGTCAAAGATTGATAAACTGTATGACGACGAACCATCCGCCAAGGAAGAAATTGCTGAAGTTGAAACAGTTCATCATAAATTATCTAAACACCAAGAATATATGAAGAGCCTGAGCGAATCAGGTCGATCATTAGCCGAAATTCAAACCAAGTGGCATGAATATTATCTACAATTATCAGACAATGAAAAACACCAAGTTTGGCAAGAATTTTATGCTAACCACCAACGAAAAGAGCAGAAGTCTCAAAAGATCACACAAGATACTGCAGATAAAAGTGAGATAAAAGTTGTCGAGGCTGACCATACTGAAACTATTGCGGATACCAAGAAAAAGATTATTCATAAGGTTAAGAAAAAAAATACCACCAAGCTTTCGGCAATTGGGCATTTTAAATCATTACTATTTGGGTTAGGTATGGGAAGTGTTGTTGTCATCGTGCTACTTTTCAGCTTCTTTAACGAAAGATTCATTGCACCATTCATAACTCCCAGCAAAAATGTTAGTTCAACTTCAATTATTATCGACCCTAACTCAACCGAAGCAGGGCCTGAGTCAGAAATTATTATTCCTAAAATTAACGTTGAAGTACCAGTTGTCTATAATGTTGCCTCAAATCAAGAAAAAGATGTTCAAAAGGGTCTAGAAGGTGGAGTTGTCCACTATATTACAACACCAAATCCAGGAGAAAATGGTAACAGCGTAATAGTCGGCCATTCGAGCAATAATATCTTAAATAAAGGAAAGTATAAGTTTGCTTTTGTGTTATTGAATAAATTGGAGAAGGGCGATACGTTTTCATTGACCAAAAACGGGAAACGTTACACATATAAGGTATATGAAAAAAAGATTGTGAAGCCAACAGATATTTCAGTATTAGCTAATCAAGATAAACCCGCAACAGTTACACTAATTACTTGTGATCCACCAGGAACATCAATCAACAGACTAATAATTGTAGGTGAACAGATTTCTCCAGAAATCACCACAAACGTAGCGAGTACAGCAAAACCTGAGTCAACTCAACCAGCCATAATCCCTGGAAATTCTCCATCACTTTGGAGCCGAATTACTAGCATATTTTCATCGTAA